The Stomoxys calcitrans chromosome 3, idStoCalc2.1, whole genome shotgun sequence genome includes a region encoding these proteins:
- the LOC106087701 gene encoding uncharacterized protein LOC106087701, translated as MNKFLIALFVIAAIQSSLTLPLDNENAVQSLKDTQRYKLIEDAYGNFQKSLWPVEVFPSMLNYIKDLKKWSENDAALKNSPQHVSLRQSIGKCLELLEKLATDADNCELQISLRTEHERLKKLFKSQENHKLQEGWLMKYADMMLVMRPILKKSSEKFHLWLATTVQTFINSLDANGKQENDDILHWYEKFAKEDDDIRQHILAIEFMGLFPDERPILEAKCKIQFANNF; from the exons ATGAATAAATTTCTGATAGCCTTATTTGTGATTGCAGCAATACAG TCCTCTCTAACCCTGCCGTTGGATAATGAAAATGCAGTTCAATCTCTAAAAGATACTCAGCGTTATAAACTAATTGAGGACGCctatggaaattttcaaaaaagtctaTGGCCTGTGGAAGTCTTTCCCTCAATGTTGAATTACATCAAGGATTTAAAGAAATGGTCGGAAAATGATGCTGCCCTAAAGAACTCTCCTCAGCATGTGTCACTTCGCCAAAGCATAGGCAAATGTTTAGAGCTATTGGAGAAACTTGCAACGGATGCAGATAACTGTGAGCTTCAAATATCCTTGCGAACGGAACACGAGCggctaaagaaacttttcaagTCACAGGAAAATCATAAACTTCAAGAGGGATGGCTTATGAAATATGCCGATATGATGTTGGTCATGCGtcccattttgaaaaaatcttccGAAAAGTTCCATTTGTGGCTGGCAACCACTGTGCAGACTTTTATCAATAGTTTGGATGCGAATGGCAAGCAGGAGAATGACGACATTTTGCATTGGTATGAGAAATTTGCCAAGGAagacgatgacatcaggcaacATATTTTAGCTATTGAATTTATGGGCCTATTTCCCGACGAGCGACCTATTTTGGAGGCAAAGTGTAAAATTcaatttgcaaataatttttag
- the LOC106087704 gene encoding uncharacterized protein LOC106087704, producing MIISPFKWTILLVAIIAVQPILSTAVPESNEISDLQQSKRYKLVAFAFESLQRSLWPEELYPAMKNYLNDVKKWSDHDEMLQQSLYYVKIQQTLKTCLDLLEELSNHPFNCAQEMALKAKHDTLKALFKSVESERCQQMWASKYLDFTLQMRTILRKSADKFYIILTAAVAAYDKSLDEVEEYEEVDILRWNERFIKETDFNRKQLLTIEFMGLFPDERNILESNCKIQYTNFL from the exons ATGATAATATCGCCTTTTAAATGGACAATATTGTTGGTAGCCATAATAGCAGTACAG cCAATCCTCTCCACCGCTGTTCCTGAAAGCAATGAGATATCCGATTTACAGCAAAGCAAACGCTACAAATTAGTAGCATTTGCTTTTGAAAGCCTCCAAAGGAGCTTATGGCCCGAGGAGCTTTACCCAGCtatgaaaaattatttgaatgatGTCAAAAAATGGTCTGACCATGAtgagatgttacagcaatcccTATACTATGTCAAAATCCAACAGACCCTTAAAACTTGTCTGGATCTTTTGGAGGAACTTTCAAATCATCCCTTTAACTGCGCCCAAGAAATGGCTTTAAAAGCTAAACATGATACTTTAAAAGCTTTGTTCAAATCCGTGGAAAGTGAGAGATGCCAACAAATGTGGGCATCAAAATATTTAGATTTCACCTTGCAGATGAGAACTATTTTACGAAAATCTGCAGACAAGTTTTACATCATACTCACGGCTGCTGTCGCTGCATACGACAAGAGTTTGGATGAGGTTGAGGAATATGAGGAGGTGGACATATTGCGATGGAATGAACGATTTATAAAGGAAACAGATTTTAACAGAAAACAATTACTAACCATTGAATTCATGGGCCTATTTCCGGATGAGAGGAACATTCTAGAATCGAACTGCAAAATACAATATACtaattttttgtaa